The nucleotide sequence GCTCCCAGACCACCGCCCTGACCCTCTTCGTCGACGTGGCGCCGGCACCGGGCACCCGGACGATCGAGGGCTACCGGATGACCATCCGCAGCAACCTGGACGGCAGGCTGCTGACCGACCGGACGCCCGGCAACAACACCATCGAGGTACGCCTCCGGCTGGTCGGCGACTGAGCTGACCGGCGAGGGCCAGGGCGGCGGCGGTCCCGTCCCCGGTGCCCGCCGGTCGGCTCGGCCGGCACCGGACCGCAGATCAGTAGCCGGGGCGTTGCAGCAGGCCGAGGAACTCCGCCAGCAGCGCCTCCCGGACCGGGACCGGCGCCGCGTCCAGCAGGGTGTTGACCGGGGCCATCCGCTCCGGCGGACGGCCGGCGGCCGGGTCCAGGCCCAGCCCGCCGGCCACCCCGGCGACCAGCTCCGGGGTGAGCGACTCGGGCCTCAGCGTGTCGAGGACGCCCAGCAGTTCGGCGGGAAGCGCGACCGGGCCGGCCGAGCGGGCGTCCGCCACCGCCGCCCGCAGGTCCGCGCCGAACTCCGGCACCCGGGGCGCCACCGAGGCGGTCACCGAGAGGTGGATGCTGGCCGGCAGGCCGGCGTACGAGAGCTGGGGCTGGGTGTGCCAGCCACGCCGGGTCAGCTCGTCGGCCAGGACGAACAGGTCCAGCCCCGGATCGGTGCTGGTGAAGCAGACCACCGTCGACTCCGGCTCGGTGACCAGTCGCAGGCCGTCCACCGCGGAGACCGCGCCGGCCAGTCCGCGTACCGCCGTCAGGGTCTGCTCGGCAAGCGTCAGATAGCCGGCGTCGCCGAGGTGCCGCAGCGTGGCGTACGCGGCGGCGATCGGCCCACCGGACCGGGTGGACGAGAGCACCGGGTTCACCATCGTGTAGCCGGGCCAGCCGGCGAACGCGAAGTACTGCGGCCGGCGCAGCCCCGGGTCCCGGTGCAGCAGCACCGAGACGCCCTTCGGGGTGTACGCGTACTTGTGCAGGTCCACCGAGATCGAGGTGACCCCGGGCAACCCGAAGTCGAACGGCGGCACCGGCACGCCGAGCCGGCGCAGGTAGGGCAGGACCCAGCCGCCGAAGCAGGCGTCCACGTGGCAGCGCACCCCGGCCGTGGCGGCCAGCTCGGCGATCTCGGCCACCGGGTCCAGCACCCCGTACGGGTACGACGGCGCCGAGCAGGCCACGAGTACGGTCTCCGGGCCGATCGCCGCCGCCACGTCCCCAGGTGCGGGGCGGAGCGTCTCCGCCGACACCGGCACCTGGTCGAGGGCGACCCCGAGCAGGTGCGCCGCCTTGGCGAACGCCGCGTGCCCGCTGGTCGGCACCACCAGCCGGGGCCGGGCCACCTCCGGCCGGGCGTCCCGGGCCGCCTTGACGGCCAGGATCAGCGACTCGGTGCCGCCACCGGTGACGCTGCCGGCGACCTCCGGCGCCGCCGTCCCCGGCCCGCCGCCGAGCAGCCGGGCGGCGGCGCCGACGAGTGCGTTCTCCAGGGCCAGCAGGGACGGGAAGGCGGTCGGGTCCAGCCCGTTGACGTGTGCCGCCAGCGCGTGCGCCGCGTTCGCCAGCTCGTCCAGCCCGGCGACCGCCGGGTCGTAGACGTAGGCGAAGAGCCGGCCGCCGTGCGTCGGCAGGTCCGCGGCGCGCAGGTCGCCCAGCTCGGCAAGCACCTTGTCCGCGGGTACGCCCACCGGCGGCAACGCGTCGATCATGGCGGCCACCGTAACAGTCGTAACGACCCCGTCGACCCCCTTGTGACCTGCGACCACGGCACGATTCCCTGCCGTGGTGCCGGCCGCTCAGCGCTCCCGGACGTACACGCCGACGCCGGGCAGCGTCTCGGTGATGCCCTTGGCGCGGAGGTTCTGCATGGCCCGGTCGATGACCGGCTCCGTGACGCCGTAATGCTCGATCAACTCTCGTCGGCTGGGCAGCCGGGAGCCGGGCGGAAACTCTCCCGCCTCGATCCGCTTCTCCAGGTCGTCAGCTATTTCCTCGTAGCGGTAACGCGGTGGCACGGTGATCCCTCCGGTCGGCACCTACAGGAAATCACCAAAGGGAAGCCATTGACTACCCAACGCTAGCTGTGGGAAGTTCGACAGCAGCCTCCTCCGGTCGGCAAACCAGGTGGGGCGGAAGGCGGTCCGGCTACGCGACGTAGGGCTCCGTGGCCGGACCTGCCGTCTGGCGGCGAAGGAGGACGCGGGTGTTCAGCGACGACCTACCGCAGCAGCCCGTGCCACTGACGAACCCTGGACCGGTACCCGTGCCGGAGTCCGTCGAACGGGCCGAGATGCGCAGCGTGCTCCTGCGCCACGTCAGCAGCGGCGGCAACTGCCGGTCGTGCGGCAGGCCGCCGGATCACACCGGAATGTGCTGGGCCGCCAGGGTGGCGTACGAACGGCTCACCAGCGACTGGGGAAGCGACCCGGCTACCGCTCCGGCTCGGCGGCCGACGCCGCCGCCAGCCGCTCCGGGGTGAGGTCGTAGCCGCGCATGGCCAGCAGGGCGAGCCCGACCAGCAGCGCGGGCAGCACGGTGAAGCCGACCAGCACCCCGGCCCGCGCGGTGCCGGACTGCGCCGCCGCCTGACCGGTCGACGAGGAGACGTAGCCGGACAGTTGCAGCACCAGGCCGTAGATGCCCGGCCCGAGCGCCAACCCGAACGTCTCGCCGGCCGTCCACACCCCGGTGAAGACTCCCGCCTGGCGGCGGCCGGTGCGCGCGGTGTCGTACCCGATGCAGTCCGGCAGCATCGCCATCCCGAAGACCTGCTGGCCGGCGTACCCGCAGCCGATCATCGCGACGACCAGATAGACCGCCGGGGCCGGCAGCACCGGCGCGGCGGCCAGCGCGAGCGCGCCGCCCGCGAAGATCAGCGACGCGACGGCGAACGCGCGGGGCTTGCCGAGCCGGGCACCGGCCCGGCTCCAGAGCGGCATCACCAGCAGCGCCGGACCGACGAAACAGGCGAAGAGCAGCGTCGCGCCGGTCTCCGGATCCCGCAGCACGTGTTCGGCGAAGTAGGCCACCCCGGCCAGCACGGTCGCGATCCCGGCCGCCTGCACCACGAAGCAGACCAGCAGCAGCCGGAACGGCCGGTTGGCGGCGGCGACCGCGAGCTGGGCCCGCAGGCTCGGTTCGCTGGCCAGCACCGTCCCGGCCGGCGCGGACCGGGTGCCGCGGAACGCACCGACCGCGCCGACCGCGATCAGCACCGCCACGAAGAGACCGAGCCAGCGGTGCCCGGACACGCCGTCGCCACCGGCGGCCACCACCACCGGGGCCAGCGCGCCGGAGACCAGGATGGCCAGCGCCAGCACCGCCACCCGCCAGGTCATCAGCCGGGTCCGCTCGGCGTAGTCGTCGGTCAGCTCGGCCGGCATGGCGACGTACGGGACCTGGAAGAAGGCGAACGCGGTCGCGGTGAGCAGGAAGGCCAGCGCTACGTACCCGGCGGCGGCCGGGCCGGGCGGGAACGGCGCCGCGAAGATGGCGGCAAAGAGGACGGCGAGGGCGAGCCCGCCGCCGAGCAGGTACGGGCGGCGGGCACCCCAGCGCGACCGGGTCCGGTCCGAGATCCGCCCGGCGACCGGGTTCACCAGCACGTCCCAGGCCTTCGGCAGCAGCACCAGCAGGGCGGCCAGCCCGGCGGCCACCCCCAGGGTGTCGGTCAGGTACGGCAGCAGCACCAGGCCGGGCACCGTACCGAAGGCGCCGGTGGCCAGCGAGCCGAGGGCGTACCCGGCGTGCACCCGGCGCGGCAGGGTGGCCGGGGACGGGGACTCGGAGGGGTCGGCGCGAGTGCCGGGCACGGCGTCCATGCGCCGGGATGCTATCGGTATCGATCTTGCCTGCGGGCTCCCGCTTTCGTACGGCGACGGTGGCCGATCGGTGTAACGCCGCCCGACCAAGGCGGACGGCCGGCGAAGCACCCGCGTCGGGCATGGTGGATGCGAAGTATCCGAGCGCGCCTTTCAACGGGTGCTGGCGCTGATCGATCTTGCGGGGGTCACTGGTCAACGCGACCCACGCCCGGTCCAGGTTGCCGGGTATAACGGTCAGCAGTCCCTGCCACCCCTGGTATGCCTGACGATCGGCCGCGCGGACCGTCCATGGTGTCGGTCGTGGGATCTCGGCGCCCCGTCCGGTCACGCGGCGTCCTCGCCGGGGCGGTCGATGACGGGGCCGTCGCCGTTGAATGGCCCTTGAAGTTCGCGGGCCAGGCGCGGGTCGGACCAGGCTTCGGCGGTGGACCGCCAGGAAGCGAGGTTTCGAGCGAACGGCGTCAGTAGGCCGGTATCGGCCCCAGCGACGAGATCGGAGAGGAGTTCACGGACGCAGGTGAGCCGCTCCTCGGCCGGCAGCCAGGACAGCCAGGGCAGTTCTTCAGCGAGAGCCTCTTCGGCGAGGTCGCGGTGGCGTCGAGCGAGGATCGCCAGCGATCGCGCCGCGATCCGAAGCCCGGTCGCGACGGCTTCGAACCGCTCCACCCGAGTGAGGACCAGATTCTCCTCATCACGGCGCTCAAGGATGACGTCCGCGTCAGTCAGCGACGGGAGGACCTGTGAGGGTCCGCGAAGAAATGAGCTGTATGGGAAGGTCTGCACTGCCACCTGTCAAGGTAATCTGAAGTAGTTCAGACTGGCCACCCGATCACCGGCGGTCAGTGTTGTCGGCGGCCGCCGCGAGCAAGATCGCCGTCTCGCCCGTGTCGCGGCCCAGTGCGAGCAAGCTCTGCACGAGCTGCAGCGCCTCCGGAGTGTCGGCCTTGATGTCATACACCTCGAACGAACGCACCGTGCGCCGGTGGTAACCGTCCTGGTGGGGCCAGCCCCCGGCCGTCCTGCCCGCACTGCGGCTTGAAGCCGATCGTTGAGCCAATCTTGAGTGTTCCGGCATCCCGCGCCGCTGTGTTCGACCAGCCGGATGCGGGATGATGCGCAACGGCTGGTACGACAGACGAGGAGCGGCCGGCATGCGCATCCTGTTGGTCGAGGACGACGCCCGGGTCGCCGGTGCGATGGCCGGCGCCCTCTCCCGGCGGGGCTACGACGTGGAGCGGGCCGGCACCGCCGCCGCCGCGCTCGCCGCCGCCCCCTGCGACCTGGTGCTGCTCGACCTCACCCTGCCGGACGGCGACGGGGTGGAGGTGTGCCGGGCTCTGCGGCAGCGCAGTGCCCAGCTCGGCATCATCGCGGTGACCGCGCGCGGCGAGGAACGCGACCGGGTCATCGGGCTGCGGATGGGCGCCGACGACTACGTGGTGAAGCCGTTCTCGATGGCCGAGCTGGAGGCCCGGATCGTCGCGGTGCTGCGCCGGGCCCGGGCCGGGGTGCCGCGCCCCGAGGTGATCGAGGTCGGCCCGATCTCGATCGACGTCGCCGCCCGGCTGGTCACGGTACGCGCCGCCGGGGTCGCGCTGACCCGCAAGGAGTTCGACATCCTGGTGTCGCTGGCCCGGCAACCCGGTGTGGTGGTGCCGCACGAGCGGATCGTCCTGGACGTCTGGCCGACCACCGGCGCCGCCCGGCACACCGTCGAGGTGCACGTCGGCTCGCTGCGCGGCAAGCTCGGCGACCCCGACCTGGTGCAGACGGTACGCGGCGTCGGCTACCGGCTCCGAGCCGAGTAGGACCGTCCGTGCGCCGCCGCCTGGTCTTCAGCTATTCGCTGCTCATGATCCTGGTCCTGCTCGCCCTGGAGACTCCGCTGGCGGTCACGCTGGCGAACCGGGAGACCGAACGGGTCCGGGCGGACCGGCTCGCCGACGCCAACCGGTTCGCCTCGCTCGCCGGCCCCGCCCTGCGTACCGGCGCGGTAAGCGCGATAACCGACGAGTTGCAGCGCTACCAGGAGCTGTACGGCATCCGGGCGGCCGTGATCGACCGGGAGGGCCGCCAGGTGGCCGCCCCGGCCGGCCCGCGCCTGGACACCGAACCGGCCGACACGGCGACCTTCGGGGCGCTCGCCGGCCGGCAGATGACCGTGCCGGAGGTGCTCTGGCCCTGGCAGGTCGGCCCGCTGGTGGTGGCCGTACCGGTGAACGACGGCGGTGAGGTGATCGGTGCCGTGATCACCGTCTCGGCCACCGAACGGGTGCGTCGGACCGTCACCATCTGGTGGGCGGTCCTGGCCGCCGTCGGGCTGCTCGCGGTCTCCGCCGGGGTGATGACGGCGTTCCGGCTGGCCGGTTGGGTGCTGCGCCCGGTGACCGTACTCGACGTGGTGACCCACGACATCGCGGCCGGTGACGGCCTGGCCCGGGTGCCGACCCAGCAGGGACCGCCGGAACTGCGCCGGCTCGCCACCAGCTTCAACGAGATGGCCGACGCGGTCGCCGACGCGCTGGAACGGCAGCGGGCCTTCGTCGCGCACGCCAGCCACCAGCTCCGCAACCCGCTGACCGCGCTCCGGCTGCGGGTCGAGGAACTCGGGCCGAGCCTGACCGACGAGTACGGCCGGGACGAGCACAAACTGGCGCTGGAGGAGACCGACCGGCTGGCCCAGGTACTCGACGGGCTGCTCACCCTGGCCCGCGCGGAGCGTGCCCAGCACACCATGGTGGTGGTGGACGCGGCGGCCGTGGCCGCGTCCCGGGTCGCCGCCTGGCAACCGCTGGCCAACCACCGGGGGATGACGCTGACCCTCACCCCGGTTGACGGCCCGGTGCCCGCCCGGGCGGTGCGTACCGCCGTCGACCAGGTGCTCGACGCGCTCATCGACAACGCGGTCAAGTTCGGCCACCCCGGCGGCCGGGTCGAGGTCTCGGTGCACCGCGACGACGACGGGGTGGTGGTCCGGGTCAGCGACGACGGCCCGGGGATGACCGGCGCCCAGCTCCAGTCCTCGACCGAGCGTTTCTGGCGGGCCCCGGACACCCAGAACATCGACGGCGCCGGCCTCGGCCTGACCATCGTGGCGGTACTCGTCGACGCCTCCGGCGGCCGGCTCACCATGCGCCCGGCCGAGCCGACCGGGCTGACCGCCGACGTCTGGTTCCGCCCCGGCGAGCCGTGAGCCGGCTCCGCGGCGGCGAGCCGGGAAAAGGGCGGCTCCCGCTCAGGGCTTGTGCGTCTGGTAGTAGCGGGCCGCGCCGGGGTGCAGCGCCAGCGGGGTGGTGGTGATCGCCGACTGCACGTTCAGCCGGGCGGCGGCCGGATGCGCGCTGGAGAGTTCGTCCCGGCGCTGCATCAGCAGCCGGGTCACGTCGTAGACCAGCTGCTCCGGCAGGTTCGTCGCCACCACCAGGTAGTTCGGCACCGCCACCGTGGTCACCGGCGCCGACCCGTACGCCGAGGCGGGGATGTCCCGCTGCACGTAGACCTCCCGGTACGACCGCCGCAGCGGCTCCACCCACTGTCCGAGGTCGACGAAGCGGGCCCGGGTCTGCGCGGCGAAGTCCGCCACCGCCTTGACCGGCAGCCCGCCGGAGAAGAAGAACGCGTCGATCCGGCCGGCCCGCAGCGCGGCCACCGAGTCGTCGATGCCGAGCCGGAGCGTCTCGGCCAGCTTGTCGTCGACCTTTGCCACGTCGAGCAGGCGCTCGGCGGTGACCGCGGTGCCGGAGCCGGGTGCGCCGATCGCCACCCGCTTGCCGGTCAGGTCGGTCAGCCTACGGATCGGCTGCTGGCTCAGCGTGACCAGGTGCAGCAGGTCGTCGTAGACCCGGGCGACGGCGCTCAGCCCGACCCGCTGATCCGGCTCGGTCGCCAGGATGTCGGCCTGGGTGAAGCCGAGTTCGGCCCGGCCGGCGCGGACCAGCGAGACGTTCTCCGCCGACGCGGCGGTCACCACCACGCTCGCCGTGACGTCCGGCAACTCCCGGTTGAGGATGCCGGCCAGCGACTGACCGACCGCGTAGTAGACCGCCGTGGCGCTGCCGGTGGCGATCCGCAGCCGGGTCGGCTCGGCCGCCTCGGTGGTGCAGCCGGTGGAGCCCGGCAGCGCGACCGCGACCACGGCCAGTGCCGCGGCGAGCCTGCCGGACCGCGTACGCGGCAGCCCGAGCCGGGGCACGGGCAGCCCGAGCCGGGGCAGCCCGAACCGCCGACCGGGCAGTTTCCGGCCGACGTGTCGGTGCCACCGTGCCTCGCCCACCCCACCACCACCCCGGCGATGATCGACACTCAGCGCAAATTTTGCTCAAGCCTTCAGCCGATGTCTACCGCGTCGGCGCGCTAACGGCCACCGTTGAAAGTAGTTGGTCGTCGCGACAACGGGGGGCGACAGAGATGGTCTGGAGCACCGGGGCGTACGCCTTCACGCGGTCACCCCTACGGCCGTCCGGCAGAACCAACCTGCTGGACCGCACCTCGCTGGCGGACGCCTTCGAGGCGGCGTGCCTGATCAGGTGCATCCAGGTGGAGGGGGTGCGGCAGCCGGCAACGCTGGTGGCCGAGTTCAGCTCGGAGGCTGCCGCCACCCGTCTGGCCGAACTGCTGGTCCGGCTCGGCATGCCGGCCCGGCCGGAACGGATCACCGCCGGTGTCCGGCGCCGCTACGAACTGCACCGCCTGCACCTCACCGACCCGGGGCAGCCGGCCGTACTCGCGATGGGCTGGCGGCAGGGGCGTACCGCCCTGCTCGACCCGGCCGCCATCGGCGCCTCCGCGCCGCGCAACGCCCGCCGGCAGGCGCTGGCCGCCGCCGCCTGGCGGGCCGCGCTGCTCGCCGCCGGCCGACACGTCCGGACCACGATCCTCGGGGTACGCATCCGGGACACCGAACTCGCGGCGGTGCTGGTCCGCGGCGCCCAGGTGCTCGGCTCGCCCGCCTCGGTCGCGCCCCGCTCGGGCTGCCTGCTGGTGACCGTGCCGGGCGGCCCGGACAAGGACCGCATCCTGCGCCGCAGCGCCCAGCCGACCGTCCTGGTGAGCTGACCGGGGCCGGCCGGGCGACGCTCGTTCAGTCGGACGGGTGCGGCTCCTCGACCGGCCGCCAGTCGGCCGCCGCCATGTCGACCCCGGCGCCGCGCAGCGGAGCACCCTCGGCGCGCAGTCGGGACCGGACCTCGGACTCGTGCCCCGGCGGCAGCCGGCCGGCCGAGTTGACCACCCGGTGCCACGGCACCCCGCCACCGTGCCGGGCCATAATCGAGCCGACAAGTCGGGCCGAGGACCGGCCGGAGCGGTCGGCCAGGTGGTCGGCGATCCCGCCGTACGACATGACCCGGCCGGGTGGGATCCGCTCGACCAGCGCGAGCACCTCTTCGACGTACTCCTCGGGCGTCATGAGCTGCCACGATATGGGAGTACCGGACGGGCCGGCGGGGCGGGCCGACAGGCGCACCGCAGAATGGGCGGGTGCGGGAAGCAGTCACCACAGCACGCCGGATCGTGGTCAAGGTCGGCTCCTCGTCGCTGACCACCGCCGCCGGTGGCCTGGACGCGACGCGGGTCGACGCGCTGGCCGACGTACTCGCCGGCTGGCTGGCCGAGGGTCCGGCCGGCGCCCCGGGCACCGAGCCGGACGCCCGACCGGCCGGGGTGGGGCGCCGGCGGACCGCCGCGGCGGACCGCCGGGAGCTGGTGCTGGTGTCGTCCGGGGCGATCGCCGCCGGCCTGGCGCCGCTGGGGCTGCCGGCCCGCCCCCGTGACCTGGCCACCCAGCAGGCCGCCGCCAGCGTCGGGCAGGGCCTGCTGATCGGCCGCTACTCCGCCGGTTTCGCCCGGCACGGCCGCACGGTCGGCCAGGTGCTGCTCACCGTCGACGACGTGACCCGGCGGGCGCACTACCGCAACGCCTACCGCACGCTGCGCAAGCTGCTCGACCTCGGTGCGGTGCCGATCGTCAACGAGAACGACACGGTGGCCACCGACGAGATCCGGTTCGGCGACAACGACCGGCTGGCCGCCCTGGTGGCCGCCCTGGTACACGCCGACCTGCTGATCCTGCTCTCCGATGTGGACGCCCTCTACACCGGCGATCCGGCCCGCCCCGGCACGGTGCGCGTCGAGGAGGTCCGTGACGAGCAGGACCTCGCCGAGGTGGCGGTCGGCCGGGCCGGGCGGGCCGGGGTCGGCACCGGCGGCATGGTCACCAAGGTGGAGGCGGCCCGGATCGCCACCGGCTTCGGCATCCCGGTGGTGCTGACCGCCGCGCCGCTGGCCCCCGCCGCGCTGGCCGGCGAGCCGGTCGGCACCCTCTTCCACCGGGTACGCCAGCGCCCGGCGGCCCGGCTCTTCTGGCTGGCCCACGCCACCTCGCCCCGGGGGCGGCTGCACCTCGACCCCGGCGCGGTGCAGGCGGTGGTGGACCGGCGCAAGTCCCTGCTGCCGGCCGGGATCACCGCGGTCGACGGCACCTTCACCGCCGGCGACCCGGTGGACCTGGTCGACGGCGCGGGTGCGGCGGTCGCCCGGGGGCTGGTCAACTACGACGCGGTGGAGCTGCCGGGCCTGCTCGGCCGCTCCACCGCGGAACTCGCCGCCGCCCTGGGGCCGGGGTACGAGCGCGAGGTCGTGCACCGCGACGACCTGGTACTGCTGGTCTGATCCGCCGGCCAGCGGCTCCTCGGTCGTCGGCCCTCGGTCGTCGGCCCTCGGTCACCGCCCCTCGGTCGTCGCTCTTGGCCTCGGCATGACGCTGTGTCCTTCGGTCCTCGGCATGACTCTGTTTTCGAGACTGTCGAGCTGGGTGCACGAACGGGGCAGCGCCCGGGTGCGCAAGCGGGGCAACTCGACAGTCCGCACGCCGTGGTACCGCCGGTGGCCAGCCCGACCGGAGGCTCAGGCGCTGGCGCGTTCGGCGGCCCCGATCCTCGGGAAGGGCTCGGTGGAGAAGACCACCTCCACCGAGACCTCGAAATGCCGGGCGATCCGCAACGCCAGGTGCAGGCTCGGGTTGTATTCGCCGCGCTCCAGATAGCCGATCGTCTGGTAGTGCACCCCGAGCGCGTCGGCGAGTTCCCGCCGGGAGGTCCCGCGTTCGGCCCGCAGCACCGCGATGCGGTTGTAGATCGCCTCGCTCATCAAGTGCCGACTCTCTGCATCGCCTTCTCCTTTCGAGCGGCGACACTCGAACCGGACTCCCGCCGGGCCATCCGGCGCAACACGATCGGTGCCACCAGCAGACCCAGCAGTGCCCAGCCGGCCAGCATGCCGAACGTCGTCAGGTGCTGCCAGGAGCCGCCGATCTCCGTCGCCGCCAGCTCGTCCGGCAGCAGGGCGGAGCGGGTGCCCAGACCCAGCCAGTAGATCGGGAACGCCTGGCCGATCCACTGCAACCAGACCGGGAAGTTGGTGATCGGATAGAAGATCCCCGAGGTCGCGACGAGGCCCATGATGGGCAGCATGATGATGCCGACGTTGCGGGGATTGTCGAAGATCGAGCCGAGCACCGCACCGAGCGGCAGGCAGGCGACCAGGCCGAGTGGCACCACCCAGGCCAGGGTCAGCCAGGAGCCGAGGCCGTCCACGGTCATCCCGCCGACCAGGAGCACCCCGGGCACCACCAGGATGACGGAGCCGAGCACGCTCATCCCGGCGACCTGCACCACCTTGCCGACCAGATAGCCGAGCATCCCGTTCGGAATCGCCTTGGCCCGCAGCAGGGTGCCGTCCTCGCGCTCCACGGTGAGCGTCATCATCATCGTGACCAGCGCACCGAAGGCCAGCCCGCCGCCGAGCACGCTGGGCAGGGTCCGGGCGCCGAGCGAGAAGTCCGTGCCGGGCACCGTGGCGTCGCGCATGAAGAACATGACGAGCAGGAAGGAGAAGTTGGGGAAGATGTAGTTCCACAGGTCCTGTGCGTTGGTGAGGGACTGCCGCACCTCGATCCCGCCGCGTCGCACACCGGACCGGAGCGCTGTCGAGATCGGGTTCATCGGTCGGACTCCTCGAAGTCGCGCAGCGCGGCGAGGCTCCGGCCGGACTCGAACTCCCGGACCAGTGCCATGTAGGTGTCCTCCAGGCTCGCCCGCCGGACCTCCAGGTCGGCGATGCTGTCGCCGTACTGCCCGAAGAGCTCCCGGACGAATCGGGTGGCATCGGTGGTGGCGTGCACGAACCGCTGCCCGTCCCGGCTCCACCTGACCTCGGCCTCCGCCGACATCCGTCGGGAGAGCTGGTCGGCCGAGCCGTCGGCGATGATCGTGCCGCCGGCCAGGATCAGGATCCGGTCGGCCAGCTTCTCGGCCTCGTCGAGGTCGTGCGTGGTGAGCAGGATGGTGGTCTGGTCGAAGTCGCTGAGCCGGTGCACCAGGTCGTGGAACTCGCGCCGGGCCTCCGGGTCGAACCCGGCGGTCGGCTCGTCGAGGAAGAGCAGTTCGGGACGGCCGACGATGCCGATCGCCACGTCCAGCCGCCGTCGCTGCCCGCCGGAGAGCTGGCCGACCCGCCTGCCGGCGTGCGGGTTGAGCCCGACGGTGTCGATCAGCTCGTCGACGTCCCAGGGGCGCCGGATCTGCTCGGTCGAGTATGGCCGGTAGTAGGAGCCGAGGTGGGCGAGGAGTTCGCGTACCCGCCACTTGGCGTGGTCGCGCCAGGACTGGAGCACCACGCCGAGGCGGGCCCGCCAGCGCTCGTCCCCGTGTGCCGGGTCGACCCCGAGCACCGTGACGTCGCCGGCCGACCGCTTCCGGAACCCTTCGAGGATCTCGATCGTGGTCGTCTTGCCGGCACCGTTCGGACCGAGCAGCACCAGCACCTCACCCGGGCGGGCCGTGAAGGTGACCCCGGTCAGCACGTCGGTGCTGCCGTAGCGCATCCGCAGGTCACGGACGTTCAGCACCGGCTGCTCGGCCGTCGTCCCGGCGGACTCGGCGGTCCGGTCCGGAGTCTCGGCGATGGTCATAGGTCTACACCCCCTCGTCATGTAGCTATGCGGGAAGATAGTACATCTGCTACATCGCCGAGCAGGCGTGCTGCCGGAAACGCGACGCGGGGACGGCTCCGGAAAGGAGCCGCCCCCGCGTCGCAGGAGTCGGGCCG is from Micromonospora sp. WMMD1102 and encodes:
- a CDS encoding aspartate aminotransferase family protein, with the translated sequence MIDALPPVGVPADKVLAELGDLRAADLPTHGGRLFAYVYDPAVAGLDELANAAHALAAHVNGLDPTAFPSLLALENALVGAAARLLGGGPGTAAPEVAGSVTGGGTESLILAVKAARDARPEVARPRLVVPTSGHAAFAKAAHLLGVALDQVPVSAETLRPAPGDVAAAIGPETVLVACSAPSYPYGVLDPVAEIAELAATAGVRCHVDACFGGWVLPYLRRLGVPVPPFDFGLPGVTSISVDLHKYAYTPKGVSVLLHRDPGLRRPQYFAFAGWPGYTMVNPVLSSTRSGGPIAAAYATLRHLGDAGYLTLAEQTLTAVRGLAGAVSAVDGLRLVTEPESTVVCFTSTDPGLDLFVLADELTRRGWHTQPQLSYAGLPASIHLSVTASVAPRVPEFGADLRAAVADARSAGPVALPAELLGVLDTLRPESLTPELVAGVAGGLGLDPAAGRPPERMAPVNTLLDAAPVPVREALLAEFLGLLQRPGY
- a CDS encoding GntR family transcriptional regulator, which encodes MPPRYRYEEIADDLEKRIEAGEFPPGSRLPSRRELIEHYGVTEPVIDRAMQNLRAKGITETLPGVGVYVRER
- a CDS encoding MFS transporter, whose amino-acid sequence is MDAVPGTRADPSESPSPATLPRRVHAGYALGSLATGAFGTVPGLVLLPYLTDTLGVAAGLAALLVLLPKAWDVLVNPVAGRISDRTRSRWGARRPYLLGGGLALAVLFAAIFAAPFPPGPAAAGYVALAFLLTATAFAFFQVPYVAMPAELTDDYAERTRLMTWRVAVLALAILVSGALAPVVVAAGGDGVSGHRWLGLFVAVLIAVGAVGAFRGTRSAPAGTVLASEPSLRAQLAVAAANRPFRLLLVCFVVQAAGIATVLAGVAYFAEHVLRDPETGATLLFACFVGPALLVMPLWSRAGARLGKPRAFAVASLIFAGGALALAAAPVLPAPAVYLVVAMIGCGYAGQQVFGMAMLPDCIGYDTARTGRRQAGVFTGVWTAGETFGLALGPGIYGLVLQLSGYVSSSTGQAAAQSGTARAGVLVGFTVLPALLVGLALLAMRGYDLTPERLAAASAAEPER
- a CDS encoding response regulator transcription factor, whose protein sequence is MRILLVEDDARVAGAMAGALSRRGYDVERAGTAAAALAAAPCDLVLLDLTLPDGDGVEVCRALRQRSAQLGIIAVTARGEERDRVIGLRMGADDYVVKPFSMAELEARIVAVLRRARAGVPRPEVIEVGPISIDVAARLVTVRAAGVALTRKEFDILVSLARQPGVVVPHERIVLDVWPTTGAARHTVEVHVGSLRGKLGDPDLVQTVRGVGYRLRAE
- a CDS encoding HAMP domain-containing sensor histidine kinase, with the translated sequence MRRRLVFSYSLLMILVLLALETPLAVTLANRETERVRADRLADANRFASLAGPALRTGAVSAITDELQRYQELYGIRAAVIDREGRQVAAPAGPRLDTEPADTATFGALAGRQMTVPEVLWPWQVGPLVVAVPVNDGGEVIGAVITVSATERVRRTVTIWWAVLAAVGLLAVSAGVMTAFRLAGWVLRPVTVLDVVTHDIAAGDGLARVPTQQGPPELRRLATSFNEMADAVADALERQRAFVAHASHQLRNPLTALRLRVEELGPSLTDEYGRDEHKLALEETDRLAQVLDGLLTLARAERAQHTMVVVDAAAVAASRVAAWQPLANHRGMTLTLTPVDGPVPARAVRTAVDQVLDALIDNAVKFGHPGGRVEVSVHRDDDGVVVRVSDDGPGMTGAQLQSSTERFWRAPDTQNIDGAGLGLTIVAVLVDASGGRLTMRPAEPTGLTADVWFRPGEP
- a CDS encoding TAXI family TRAP transporter solute-binding subunit — translated: MPRTRSGRLAAALAVVAVALPGSTGCTTEAAEPTRLRIATGSATAVYYAVGQSLAGILNRELPDVTASVVVTAASAENVSLVRAGRAELGFTQADILATEPDQRVGLSAVARVYDDLLHLVTLSQQPIRRLTDLTGKRVAIGAPGSGTAVTAERLLDVAKVDDKLAETLRLGIDDSVAALRAGRIDAFFFSGGLPVKAVADFAAQTRARFVDLGQWVEPLRRSYREVYVQRDIPASAYGSAPVTTVAVPNYLVVATNLPEQLVYDVTRLLMQRRDELSSAHPAAARLNVQSAITTTPLALHPGAARYYQTHKP
- a CDS encoding MGMT family protein, with the protein product MTPEEYVEEVLALVERIPPGRVMSYGGIADHLADRSGRSSARLVGSIMARHGGGVPWHRVVNSAGRLPPGHESEVRSRLRAEGAPLRGAGVDMAAADWRPVEEPHPSD
- the proB gene encoding glutamate 5-kinase; its protein translation is MREAVTTARRIVVKVGSSSLTTAAGGLDATRVDALADVLAGWLAEGPAGAPGTEPDARPAGVGRRRTAAADRRELVLVSSGAIAAGLAPLGLPARPRDLATQQAAASVGQGLLIGRYSAGFARHGRTVGQVLLTVDDVTRRAHYRNAYRTLRKLLDLGAVPIVNENDTVATDEIRFGDNDRLAALVAALVHADLLILLSDVDALYTGDPARPGTVRVEEVRDEQDLAEVAVGRAGRAGVGTGGMVTKVEAARIATGFGIPVVLTAAPLAPAALAGEPVGTLFHRVRQRPAARLFWLAHATSPRGRLHLDPGAVQAVVDRRKSLLPAGITAVDGTFTAGDPVDLVDGAGAAVARGLVNYDAVELPGLLGRSTAELAAALGPGYEREVVHRDDLVLLV